In a genomic window of Vigna angularis cultivar LongXiaoDou No.4 chromosome 6, ASM1680809v1, whole genome shotgun sequence:
- the LOC108341486 gene encoding pentatricopeptide repeat-containing protein At2g22410, mitochondrial-like, whose protein sequence is MVRVGFMPNQFTFPFVFKACAAKPFYWEAVNVHAQAIKLRIRCHACVQNSILTVYVACRQIPSARQVFDDISDRTLVSWNSMIAGYSKIGHCSGAVMLLEEMQHQGVQPDVFTFVSLLSVSSKNGNLDLGRFVHLYIVTTDVQIDSIVKNALIDMYAKCGHFQCAKCVFDRILDKNVVSWTCMVNAYANHGLIDNAVQIFNQMLVKNVVSWNSIIWCLVQEGLYMEAMELFHRMCISDVIPDNDESKTIKQRACGLRMGFLMPVGILAIRLSNKEENSRKHRIVFYVHSILQASISKSTLHHN, encoded by the exons ATGGTGAGGGTGGGCTTTATGCCAAACCAATTCACCTTCCCCTTTGTTTTCAAAGCTTGCGCTGCCAAACCCTTCTATTGGGAAGCTGTTAATGTTCATGCTCAGGCCATTAAACTTAGAATCAGGTGTCATGCATGCGTGCAAAATTCAATTTTGACTGTCTATGTTGCTTGCCGTCAAATACCAAGTGCACGACAAGTGTTTGATGATATTTCTGACAGGACTCTAGTATCCTGGAATTCTATGATTGCTGGGTATTCTAAAATTGGCCACTGTTCTGGTGCTGTTATGTTGTTAGAGGAAATGCAACATCAGGGAGTACAGCCTGACGTGTTCACCTTTGTTAGCTTGCTTTCTGTTTCCTCAAAGAATGGTAATTTGGATTTGGGAAGATTTGTTCATCTTTATATCGTTACTACTGATGTTCAAATTGATTCAATTGTGAAGAATGCCCTAATAGATATGTATGCCAAGTGCGGGCATTTTCAATGTGCTAAATGTGTTTTTGATAGAATACTTGATAAAAACGTTGTTTCTTGGACATGTATGGTGAATGCTTATGCCAATCATGGTCTTATTGATAACGCTGTGCAAATTTTTAATCAGATGCTTGTGAAGAACGTGGTTTCTTGGAATTCAATAATCTGGTGCCTTGTTCAAGAAGGGCTTTACATGGAAGCTATGGAACTTTTCCACAGAATGTGTATTTCAGATGTGATTCCTGACAATG ATGAGTCTAAGACTATCAAACAAAGAGCCTGTGGGCTTCGAATGGGGTTCTTGATGCCTGTTGGTATACTTGCAATTAGACTATCAAACAAAGAGGAGAATTCAAGAAAGCATAGAATTGTGTTCTATGTTCATTCAATTTTACAGGCAAGTATATCTAAGTCCACATTACATCACAACTGA
- the LOC108342244 gene encoding ammonium transporter 1 member 3 encodes MQNTYQLEELGSYITTIQSLHISLLIYQFHHFLMIHFTVTRMGVSWEESVTYSINAIYLLFSAYLVFVMQIGFAMICAGSVRAKNAMNIMLTNVVDAVVGSISFYLFGFAFAYGTSNPFIGTHLFALSHIPNATYDYAFFLYQWAFAIAVTGITSGSIAERTQFSAYLVFSFFLSGFVYPVVAHWLWSSSGWLSPNSTHLFLGSGAIDFAGSGVVHLVGAVAGLWGSIIEGPRTGRFDSLGRPMPLRGHSATLVVLGTFLLWFGWFGFNPGSFDKILVAYPGTSDQGNWTSVGRTAVTTILAGSTAGIVTLFGRRLLVGHWDAMDACNGLLGGFVAITSGCSVVEPWAAIICGFVSAWVLIGLNIVALKLNYDDPLEAAQLHGGCGTWGLLFTGLFAKEEFVIQVYNCGEIGVSRPYGVLLGGGWGLFGAQVIEILTIFGWVSVTMGPIFYALQKLEILRIPVNEEVTGLDISCHGGYAYAQENYHLRLYGDYMPIQHALS; translated from the coding sequence ATGCAGAACACTTACCAACTAGAAGAGTTAGGTAGCTATATAACTACCATTCAAAGTTTACACATATCTCTATTAATATACCAATTCCACCATTTCTTAATGATTCACTTCACAGTCACTAGAATGGGGGTTTCATGGGAAGAAAGTGTGACTTATTCCATCAACGCAATCTACCTTCTGTTCTCAGCGTACCTTGTCTTCGTGATGCAAATTGGGTTTGCCATGATATGTGCAGGTTCAGTGCGTGCAAAAAATGCAATGAACATAATGCTCACAAACGTCGTTGATGCAGTCGTCGGTAGCATCTCCTTCTACCTCTTCGGTTTTGCATTTGCATATGGCACTTCTAACCCTTTCATTGGCACTCATCTGTTTGCTCTATCCCACATTCCAAACGCAACTTACGACTATGCTTTCTTCCTTTACCAATGGGCTTTTGCTATAGCTGTAACAGGCATCACAAGTGGATCCATAGCTGAGAGAACTCAATTCAGTGCCTATCTTGTTTTCTCATTTTTCCTCAGTGGCTTTGTGTACCCAGTTGTTGCTCATTGGCTCTGGTCATCCAGTGGTTGGCTCAGTCCAAATTCAACTCACTTGTTCTTGGGTTCAGGAGCCATTGACTTTGCTGGGAGTGGAGTGGTGCATTTGGTTGGCGCAGTTGCTGGTCTTTGGGGGTCCATCATAGAAGGCCCACGGACTGGAAGATTTGATTCTTTAGGCAGGCCCATGCCTCTAAGAGGCCACAGTGCAACACTTGTTGTACTTGGGACCTTTTTGTTATGGTTTGGATGGTTTGGATTTAATCCAGGATCCTTTGACAAGATCCTTGTGGCTTATCCCGGCACGTCGGACCAAGGTAATTGGACCTCGGTGGGTCGCACTGCCGTTACAACCATATTAGCTGGTTCGACAGCCGGAATAGTTACTTTGTTTGGCCGAAGATTGTTAGTCGGCCACTGGGATGCAATGGATGCGTGCAATGGCTTGCTTGGTGGGTTTGTTGCCATCACGTCCGGATGCTCTGTTGTTGAGCCATGGGCCGCCATTATTTGTGGGTTTGTGTCGGCTTGGGTTTTAATTGGGCTGAACATTGTGGCCCTAAAGTTGAACTATGATGATCCACTAGAGGCAGCCCAATTGCATGGAGGGTGTGGCACTTGGGGTTTGTTGTTTACTGGGTTGTTTGCCAAAGAGGAGTTTGTTATTCAAGTGTATAATTGTGGTGAGATTGGGGTTTCAAGACCCTATGGTGTACTACTTGGAGGTGGTTGGGGATTGTTTGGAGCCCAAGTGATTGAGATTTTGACAATCTTTGGATGGGTGAGTGTAACAATGGGCCCTATATTCTATGCCTTGCAGAAGCTTGAGATATTGAGAATTCCTGTGAATGAGGAAGTTACTGGGCTTGACATTTCTTGCCATGGAGGGTATGCTTATGCTCAAGAAAACTATCATCTCAGACTTTATGGAGATTACATGCCTATTCAACATGCCCTATCTTAG
- the LOC108342007 gene encoding E3 ubiquitin-protein ligase AIRP2 isoform X1: MGKCSFKDSLKALEADIQYANTLTLDHPRERDGGCFQMRISYSPAAPIFLFLVQWADYRLAGALGLLRVLVYVTYGNGNNTMSIYERKASIRQFYTVIFPALLQLEKGITDLEERKQKEVALRYKGKSGLTEGKLSDIDIEREEECGVCLEVTAKVVLPDCCHHMCLQCYRDWCERSQSCPFCRNSLKRIDSGDLWIYTDMNDVVDIGTISKENCKRLFLYIEKLPLIVPDPRYVFYDPFLR; the protein is encoded by the exons ATGGGAAAGTGTTCCTTCAAGGACTCTCTGAAGGCTCTGGAAGCTGATATTCAGTATGCTAATACTCT GACATTGGACCATCCAAGGGAAAGAGATGGAGGATGCTTTCAGATGAGAATATCTTACAGTCCAGCAGCTcctatttttctatttcttgtTCAGTGGGCTGATTACCGTTTGGCTGGTGCTCTGGGTTTGCTGAGAGTTCTAGTTTATGTG ACTTATGGAAATGGGAATAATACCATGTCAATATATGAAAGGAAAGCAAGCATCAGACAATTTTACA CTGTTATATTTCCTGCTCTGTTGCAACTTGAGAAAGGCATCACGGATTTGGAGGAAAGGAAACAGAAAGAAGTGGCTCTTAGGTACAAAGGAAAGAGTGGCTTAACGGAGGGAAAACTATCTGATATTGACAttgaaagagaagaggaatgTGGAGTCTGCTTGGAAGTGACAGCTAAAGTTGTGTTGCCAGATTGCTGCCACCACATGTGTTTGCAGTGCTACAGAGATTG GTGTGAGAGATCTCAGTCTTGCCCCTTTTGCCGGAATAGCCTGAAGAGAATCGATTCCGGGGACCTTTGGATTTACACAGACATGAATGATGTTGTTGATATTGGGACAATTTCCAAAGAGAATTGCAAGAGGCTGTTTCTTTACATAGAGAAGTTGCCTTTAATTGTTCCAGATCCCAGATACGTGTTCTATGATCCATTTCTGAGATGA
- the LOC108342007 gene encoding E3 ubiquitin-protein ligase AIRP2 isoform X2, protein MRISYSPAAPIFLFLVQWADYRLAGALGLLRVLVYVTYGNGNNTMSIYERKASIRQFYTVIFPALLQLEKGITDLEERKQKEVALRYKGKSGLTEGKLSDIDIEREEECGVCLEVTAKVVLPDCCHHMCLQCYRDWCERSQSCPFCRNSLKRIDSGDLWIYTDMNDVVDIGTISKENCKRLFLYIEKLPLIVPDPRYVFYDPFLR, encoded by the exons ATGAGAATATCTTACAGTCCAGCAGCTcctatttttctatttcttgtTCAGTGGGCTGATTACCGTTTGGCTGGTGCTCTGGGTTTGCTGAGAGTTCTAGTTTATGTG ACTTATGGAAATGGGAATAATACCATGTCAATATATGAAAGGAAAGCAAGCATCAGACAATTTTACA CTGTTATATTTCCTGCTCTGTTGCAACTTGAGAAAGGCATCACGGATTTGGAGGAAAGGAAACAGAAAGAAGTGGCTCTTAGGTACAAAGGAAAGAGTGGCTTAACGGAGGGAAAACTATCTGATATTGACAttgaaagagaagaggaatgTGGAGTCTGCTTGGAAGTGACAGCTAAAGTTGTGTTGCCAGATTGCTGCCACCACATGTGTTTGCAGTGCTACAGAGATTG GTGTGAGAGATCTCAGTCTTGCCCCTTTTGCCGGAATAGCCTGAAGAGAATCGATTCCGGGGACCTTTGGATTTACACAGACATGAATGATGTTGTTGATATTGGGACAATTTCCAAAGAGAATTGCAAGAGGCTGTTTCTTTACATAGAGAAGTTGCCTTTAATTGTTCCAGATCCCAGATACGTGTTCTATGATCCATTTCTGAGATGA